A genomic region of Chloracidobacterium sp. contains the following coding sequences:
- a CDS encoding radical SAM protein yields MSKKIVDSYRKKLATERGYVTSHGADLHIALCYPNTHAIGMANLGMHTMYELFNSIPGVACERVFLPDPGELREYERTGTPLLSLETQSRVKDFDIVAFSISFETDYLNMARMLQLSGIPVWAEKRTHFDPLVIMGGAASFLNPEPIAEFTDAIAVGEGEILVYQLIDAVFENETKGDILLALACIGRGFYVPSLYDVLYNDDGTVFDYLPNQPGVPQRVGRALAAINPKEGTLRRALKRGEAELADFLVNQDTFCPSTSVWSPEAEMGDRLLVEISRGCSQGCRFCWAGYNYYPPRVVPAKDILAKAREWRDRTNKIGLVSTAVCDHPEISTILRELRAMDYRISVSSLRLDQISDELLDALVESRDQQIAVAPETGSDRLRCVINKNLTNDEIVDICGAVFDRGMLTVKLYVMVGLPTETQDDLDEIFVLAERIKDRMLESGKRIGRAGKIIVSLNGFVPKPNTPLQWDAICDERELKRRIKYVCKCLSRIPNVEVRFMSAKIAHEQALFSSGDRTVATVIDAAARYGGDIDKALRETGIDAAFHTSRDRSYDEFLPWSIVDSGLSFEFLKTEHEKARESLSSLPCPAVEKCTTCGVCPSTWLADAPEALVQIQPAKVRAALAAV; encoded by the coding sequence ATGAGCAAGAAGATCGTCGATAGCTACAGAAAGAAACTCGCCACTGAGCGCGGTTATGTAACCTCGCACGGTGCCGATCTGCACATCGCATTGTGCTACCCGAATACTCACGCCATCGGCATGGCCAATCTCGGCATGCACACGATGTATGAGCTGTTCAATTCGATACCGGGCGTAGCGTGCGAGCGTGTCTTTCTCCCGGATCCTGGCGAATTGCGCGAATATGAACGAACCGGTACGCCGCTGCTCTCGCTCGAAACACAATCACGGGTAAAGGACTTTGACATCGTGGCTTTCTCGATCTCATTCGAGACCGATTACCTGAATATGGCCCGTATGCTGCAGCTTTCGGGCATTCCGGTTTGGGCAGAGAAGAGAACGCACTTTGATCCGCTCGTCATTATGGGCGGAGCCGCCTCATTCCTCAATCCTGAACCTATCGCGGAGTTTACAGACGCGATTGCCGTAGGAGAAGGCGAGATACTTGTCTATCAACTCATCGACGCCGTATTTGAGAACGAAACAAAGGGCGACATCCTGCTCGCCCTGGCATGCATCGGCCGTGGCTTTTATGTTCCGTCGCTCTATGACGTGCTCTACAACGACGACGGAACAGTTTTTGATTATTTGCCTAACCAGCCCGGCGTTCCGCAACGCGTCGGCCGAGCCCTCGCGGCCATCAATCCAAAAGAAGGCACGCTGCGGAGGGCCCTGAAGCGTGGCGAGGCGGAACTTGCCGATTTTCTTGTCAATCAGGACACATTCTGCCCGTCAACGTCCGTCTGGTCGCCCGAGGCCGAGATGGGGGACCGTCTGCTGGTCGAGATATCGCGCGGCTGTTCGCAGGGCTGCCGCTTTTGTTGGGCAGGATACAATTACTATCCGCCGCGGGTCGTGCCTGCTAAAGACATCCTTGCAAAGGCCCGCGAATGGCGTGACCGAACAAACAAGATCGGCCTTGTCTCGACTGCTGTCTGCGATCACCCCGAGATATCGACGATCCTCCGCGAGCTTCGGGCCATGGATTACCGGATTTCGGTCTCGAGCCTGAGGCTCGATCAGATATCGGACGAACTGCTCGATGCTCTTGTTGAATCACGCGACCAGCAGATCGCCGTTGCACCAGAGACCGGCTCAGATCGTCTGCGTTGCGTGATCAACAAGAACCTGACAAACGATGAGATCGTCGATATCTGCGGTGCGGTATTCGACCGGGGAATGCTTACGGTCAAGCTCTACGTCATGGTCGGCCTGCCTACTGAGACACAAGATGACCTCGATGAGATATTTGTCCTTGCCGAACGCATCAAAGACCGCATGCTCGAGTCCGGAAAACGGATTGGCCGCGCGGGTAAGATCATCGTCTCGCTCAACGGATTTGTGCCAAAACCGAATACGCCGCTACAATGGGACGCAATTTGCGATGAGCGCGAGCTAAAGCGGCGAATTAAATACGTCTGCAAATGCCTCAGCCGGATCCCGAACGTCGAGGTCCGCTTCATGTCCGCAAAGATCGCTCATGAACAGGCATTGTTCTCGTCGGGCGACCGCACCGTGGCCACTGTGATCGACGCGGCGGCCCGTTACGGCGGCGATATCGACAAGGCACTTAGGGAAACCGGCATCGACGCCGCCTTTCATACCTCACGGGATCGCTCATATGACGAATTCCTGCCGTGGTCGATCGTTGACAGCGGCCTCTCGTTCGAATTCCTCAAGACCGAACATGAAAAAGCCCGAGAGTCGCTCTCGAGCCTTCCGTGTCCTGCGGTTGAAAAATGTACGACCTGCGGGGTTTGCCCTTCGACGTGGCTTGCCGATGCCCCCGAAGCTCTTGTTCAGATCCAGCCAGCAAAGGTCCGTGCGGCACTCGCGGCCGTCTAG